The proteins below come from a single Parageobacillus toebii NBRC 107807 genomic window:
- the prmA gene encoding 50S ribosomal protein L11 methyltransferase has protein sequence MKWSEISIHTTHEAVEAISNILHEAGAGGVVIEDPNDLIKERDASFGEVYELNPDDYPEEGVIIKAYLPVNSFLGETVEAIKQAINNLLLYDIDIGKNKITISEVNEEEWATAWKKYYNPVKISEKFTIVPTWETYEPVSSDELIIELDPGMAFGTGTHPTTVMCIQALEKYMKPGDTVIDVGTGSGILSIAAAMLGAKSVRALDLDPVAVDSARLNVKLNKVQHIVTVSQNNLLDHIEEQANVIVANILAEIILRFVDDAYRLLEKNGYFITSGIIQAKKQEVKEGLMKAGFAIEETLVMEDWIAFIARKA, from the coding sequence ATGAAATGGTCAGAAATTAGTATCCATACGACGCACGAGGCTGTGGAGGCGATTTCGAATATTTTGCACGAAGCAGGTGCTGGCGGGGTAGTCATTGAAGACCCTAATGATTTAATAAAGGAACGAGATGCTTCTTTCGGCGAAGTTTATGAATTAAATCCAGACGATTATCCGGAAGAAGGAGTAATTATTAAAGCATATTTACCGGTTAATAGCTTTCTTGGTGAAACAGTTGAGGCGATTAAACAGGCGATCAATAATTTATTATTGTATGATATTGATATTGGAAAAAATAAAATCACCATTAGCGAAGTGAATGAGGAAGAATGGGCAACCGCCTGGAAAAAATATTATAATCCTGTCAAAATATCAGAGAAATTTACGATCGTTCCAACATGGGAAACATATGAACCGGTGTCAAGCGATGAGCTAATTATTGAGCTGGACCCAGGCATGGCGTTTGGCACAGGAACACATCCAACGACAGTGATGTGTATCCAAGCGCTTGAAAAATATATGAAACCTGGTGATACAGTCATTGATGTCGGCACAGGTTCGGGAATTTTAAGCATTGCTGCGGCGATGCTCGGAGCAAAATCCGTCCGTGCACTTGATTTAGATCCGGTTGCTGTCGATAGCGCGAGACTAAATGTAAAATTAAATAAAGTGCAGCATATTGTTACCGTTTCTCAAAATAATTTACTCGATCATATTGAGGAACAAGCGAACGTAATTGTTGCGAATATTTTAGCAGAAATTATATTGCGCTTTGTCGATGATGCGTATCGTCTTCTTGAAAAGAACGGATATTTTATCACCTCGGGAATTATTCAGGCGAAAAAGCAAGAGGTAAAAGAAGGGTTAATGAAAGCAGGGTTTGCTATTGAGGAAACGTTAGTGATGGAAGACTGGATTGCATTTATTGCAAGAAAAGCATGA
- a CDS encoding 16S rRNA (uracil(1498)-N(3))-methyltransferase → MQRYFVSDDQVKNDRLIIQGDDYHHIVRVMRMEKGSELICVLPSNKAVLCKIEQITNEHVIVRVVKWIDEQTELPIQIYIAHGLPKGDKLEFVIQKGTELGASSFIPFVAARSIVKWDAKKANKKLERWKKIAKEAAEQSHRGKIPDVHAPMTIHELIEFAKTVDYRVFAYEEEAKQGNHQTLAAVFQQMKRGHSLLAVFGPEGGFSDEEVELFKHHGFFSCSLGPRILRTETAPLYLLAVASYQFELQ, encoded by the coding sequence TTGCAACGGTATTTTGTTTCGGACGACCAAGTGAAAAACGACCGTCTTATTATTCAAGGGGATGATTATCATCATATTGTCCGTGTCATGCGTATGGAAAAAGGAAGCGAATTGATCTGTGTTCTTCCTAGCAATAAGGCAGTATTGTGCAAAATTGAACAAATTACCAATGAGCATGTGATCGTTCGTGTAGTAAAATGGATAGATGAACAAACAGAACTGCCGATTCAAATTTATATTGCTCACGGGCTGCCGAAAGGGGATAAACTGGAGTTTGTTATTCAGAAAGGAACGGAGCTTGGCGCTTCATCGTTTATCCCTTTTGTGGCGGCTCGCTCTATTGTTAAATGGGACGCAAAGAAAGCAAATAAAAAGCTGGAGCGTTGGAAAAAGATTGCAAAAGAAGCGGCGGAACAATCACATCGTGGAAAAATTCCTGATGTGCACGCGCCGATGACGATACACGAACTTATAGAATTTGCAAAGACGGTCGATTACCGGGTTTTTGCTTATGAGGAAGAAGCGAAGCAAGGAAACCATCAAACGCTCGCTGCCGTTTTTCAGCAAATGAAGCGCGGACATTCTCTTCTTGCCGTGTTTGGCCCGGAAGGAGGATTTTCCGATGAAGAAGTTGAGCTATTTAAACATCATGGCTTTTTTTCGTGTAGCCTTGGGCCGCGGATTTTACGGACAGAAACGGCGCCGCTTTATCTTTTGGCAGTTGCTTCGTATCAATTTGAACTACAGTGA